One stretch of Pseudomonadota bacterium DNA includes these proteins:
- a CDS encoding DUF945 domain-containing protein, whose translation MGNIVPETTRYDVPQGIIASGMNWDVYTRQCGYMTAGQFVVPMEPLFDKEGEIIGEYPRNVYTCRRMLVDGKEQEQELGIVGGQYQVVQNADMFKWFQPYLDKGEAYLHTAGSLNGGKWVWVLAKLNRDPVEIAAGDCVEKFLLLSSSHDGSLSVRVGFTPIRVVCANTLAAAHNDSQSKLLKLRHTKMVHAGLETVHDIIDTVNADFEATAEQFKMLARRGVNQKDLVKFVLRTMTNDKPLKDGEDMSTKMKNIVQSICERIDSKANSLPSIRGSWWSAYNAMTEHLSHAAGGEGGKIITPEQKANNRIASLWFGPNAARNTLALKIALEMAA comes from the coding sequence ATGGGAAACATCGTCCCCGAAACCACCCGATACGATGTCCCCCAGGGCATCATCGCAAGTGGTATGAATTGGGATGTCTATACCCGCCAGTGTGGGTATATGACAGCGGGGCAGTTCGTTGTCCCGATGGAACCCCTCTTCGACAAAGAGGGAGAAATCATCGGAGAATATCCCCGCAACGTCTACACCTGCCGCCGTATGCTTGTGGATGGCAAGGAGCAGGAGCAGGAATTGGGCATCGTTGGCGGTCAGTATCAAGTGGTACAGAACGCCGATATGTTCAAGTGGTTCCAGCCCTACCTCGACAAGGGGGAAGCATACCTCCATACGGCTGGGTCGCTGAATGGTGGCAAGTGGGTTTGGGTTCTCGCCAAGTTGAACCGTGACCCCGTTGAAATCGCCGCAGGGGATTGCGTGGAGAAGTTTTTGCTTCTCTCATCTTCGCACGATGGAAGCCTCTCGGTGAGGGTCGGCTTCACCCCCATCAGGGTTGTGTGTGCGAATACCCTGGCGGCTGCCCACAACGACAGCCAAAGCAAGTTGCTGAAGTTGCGGCATACGAAGATGGTTCACGCCGGTCTGGAAACCGTCCATGACATCATCGACACCGTAAACGCCGATTTTGAGGCAACCGCCGAGCAGTTCAAGATGCTCGCCCGCCGTGGTGTCAATCAAAAAGATTTGGTCAAGTTCGTTCTCCGAACCATGACCAACGACAAACCCCTCAAAGATGGGGAGGATATGTCAACGAAGATGAAAAATATCGTGCAGTCGATTTGCGAACGCATCGACAGCAAGGCCAACAGCCTCCCCTCTATCCGTGGGAGTTGGTGGTCTGCGTACAACGCAATGACCGAACACCTTTCCCACGCTGCGGGTGGTGAGGGTGGCAAAATCATTACGCCAGAGCAGAAAGCCAACAACCGGATTGCTTCGCTTTGGTTTGGGCCGAACGCTGCCCGCAATACCCTTGCCCTTAAGATTGCCCTGGAGATGGCTGCGTAG